The Vicia villosa cultivar HV-30 ecotype Madison, WI linkage group LG1, Vvil1.0, whole genome shotgun sequence genome includes a region encoding these proteins:
- the LOC131595595 gene encoding uncharacterized protein LOC131595595, producing the protein MGLFKVVFFTNGKFVRDEGVSYEGGDVFAIAGQDPDFWSYFEACDLLKSLDASFIKEDVKMWWKSEHGSLENDLKPLVNDEDATLLAMCAEETKSDIEIYTEPKDNVNSEDSESSEDSLDGIHFEDSEEERMNDNDEDVGEEINNSGAGGVEDGAGGVEDGAGGIENGAGGAESGAGGIHTGMMTAEMEREHIIDDDYLTDELDSGADDDSDGGRPSMVKFRDDEKLRKEFKFKVGMEFSSLKQFKKAVLEHNVLNGREVKFAKNDGERCRVICKDKQQCGYTVLCSRVLRTESFRIKTLIQKHKCGRKFFNKNANADWVSRIIVDKLKNNSGMKLNEIVSDVRLRFATEITGCRAFKARQIARRVVEGDSAKQYTMLWSYGAELRRACIGNTFKLNISGLPPKFERCYMCFDGTKRAFKNGCRPFIGLDGCHLKNKYGGILLIAVSRDANDQYLPLAFGVVETECRDSWSWFMRLLLEDIGSDNRCCFISDQQKGLVNVFEEDYPEFEHRFCLRHLYANFKKKFGGGTLYRDLIMAAAKATYFEDHEAKMNQIKEANPDAYEWMNAIPKNKWCKHAFPFYSKCDVLMNNLSESFNATILMQRDKPILTMFEWIRNYLMGRFATLREKVENYKGVIMSKPLRRLDREIEKSASWLPTYAGRLTFQVTHVMFTDSFVVDLAKHTCSCNFWDLVGIPCRHAVAAIHRKVDNPINYVHKCYHKSTYVTCYNEVISPINGQNKWPKTTDPEILPPSYKRGPGRPKKLRRREADEESQTRWQRTNTSHRCKICFEYGHNKRTCKKNKQLAIIVGEVPRDVPRDVSRDVPTDVPTGVAPTQGSQTPNVGTSGVKKRASVQIGGKSKKSKSTANVGGKSKKSKSTANVGGKSKKSKASVQTNDVPQHEAVSENQAEDVQAGDVPHSNENQAEDVPHSNENQAEGVQINDVQSNDVPANDVPANDVPHTNEAVSENQANGVPHTNEDVPANDVHHTNEDVPHSQNTVSSAEAMKRYCGIDPDELEALLDDEEILDIAPLRIDTSPVKSKRPGPKTFIGKCPKVPKTVKPSIAPKVSKAANKPTMSTMSDPVKVMISPRKKSNLAASPIRKSDRLRTLKAKNIPGPGRDQNDPLEIPDEDTTVSSASGSKPWADIQKSMTQ; encoded by the exons ATGGGGTTATTTAAGGTTGTCTTTTTTACCAATGGCAAATTTGTAAGAGATGAAGGGGTATCATATGAAGGGGGCGATGTTTTTGCTATAGCTGGTCAGGACCCAGATTTCTGGTCATATTTTGAAGCATGTGATTTACTTAAGTCTTTGGATGCTTCATTTATAAAGGAAGATGTGAAAATGTGGTGGAAGTCCGAACATGGCTCACTTGAAAATGATCTAAAACCACTTGTTAATGATGAGGATGCAACATTGTTAGCTATGTGTGCTGAGGAAACAAAGTCTGATATTGAGATATATACTGAGCCAAAAGACAATGTTAATTCAGAAGATAGTGAATCAAGTGAAGACTCTTTGGATGGCATACATTTTGAAGATAGTGAAGAGGAGAGGATGAATGATAATGATGAAGATGTAGGTGAAGAGATCAACAATTCTGGTGCAGGTGGAGTGGAAGATGGTGCAGGTGGAGTAGAAGATGGTGCAGGTGGAATAGAAAATGGTGCAGGTGGAGCAGAAAGTGGTGCAGGTGGTATACATACAGGAATGATGACAGCAGAGATGGAAAGGGAACACATAATTGATGATGACTACTTAACAGATGAGCTTGATAGTGGGGCAGATGATGATAGTGATGGTGGTAGGCCTTCAATGGTAAAGTTTAGGGATGATGAAAAACTTAGAAAGGAATTTAAGTTCAAGGTTGGAATGGAATTTTCATCTCTGAAGCAATTTAAAAAGGCTGTACTGGAACACAATGTGTTGAATGGGAGGGAAGTTAAGTTTGCCAAGAATGATGGGGAAAGGTGCAGGGTTATTTGTAAGGATAAGCAACAATGTGGTTACACTGTTTTATGCAGTAGAGTGTTGAGAACTGAATCATTCAGGATTAAGACTTTAATTCAGAAGCACAAATGTGGAAGGAAGTTCTTCAACAAGAATGCTAATGCTGATTGGGTGTCTAGAATAATTGTGGACAAGTTGAAGAACAATTCAGGTATGAAATTGAATGAGATTGTTTCTGATGTTAGATTGAGGTTTGCCACAGAAATTACTGGATGTAGGGCTTTCAAAGCAAGGCAAATAGCTAGAAGGGTTGTTGAAGGTGACTCAGCCAAGCAGTACACTATGTTATGGTCATATGGAGCTGAATTGAGAAGGGCATGTATAGGTAATACATTTAAGTTGAACATTTCTGGTTTGCCACCTAAGTTTGAAAGGTGTTACATGTGCTTTGATGGTACAAAGAGAGCATTCAAGAATGGTTGTAGACCTTTCATAGGATTGGATGGTTGTCACTTAAAGAACAAATATGGTGGAATATTGTTGATAGCTGTCAGTAGGGATGCTAATGATCAGTATCTTCCACTTGCCTTTGGTGTTGTGGAGACTGAGTGTAGAGACTCTTGGAGCTGGTTTATGAGGTTGCTTCTTGAAGACATAGGTTCTGATAATAGGTGTTGCTTCATTTCTGATCAGCAAAAG GGATTGGTGAATGTATTTGAGGAAGACTATCCTGAATTTGAGCACAGGTTTTGCTTAAGACATTTGTATGCTAACTTCAAGAAGAAGTTTGGGGGTGGTACACTCTATAGAGATCTAATAATGGCTGCAGCAAAGGCAACCTATTTTGAAGACCATGAGGCTAAGATGAATCAAATTAAAGAGGCAAATCCAGATGCCTATGAATGGATGAATGCTATTCCCAAGAATAAGTGGTGTAAGCATGCCTTTCCCTTCTACTCTAAGTGTGATGTTCTTATGAACAACCTAAGTGAATCTTTTAATGCTACTATTTTGATGCAAAGGGATAAACCTATACTAACCATGTTTGAATGGATTAGGAACTATCTAATGGGTAGGTTTGCCACTCTTAGGGAGAAGGTAGAGAATTACAAAGGAGTGATTATGTCTAAGCCACTTAGAAGGTTAGATAGGGAGATAGAAAAAAGTGCTAGTTGGCTGCCCACTTATGCAGGTAGATTAACATTTCAGGTTACTCATGTAATGTTCACAGATAGTTTTGTTGTGGACTTGGCAAAACATACATGTTCTTGTAATTTTTGGGACTTGGTAGGGATCCCATGTAGACATGCTGTTGCAGCCATTCATAGGAAGGTAGATAACCCCATTAACTATGTACACAAGTGTTATCATAAGTCTACCTATGTAACATGTTACAATGAAGTTATCAGTCCTATTAATGGCCAAAACAAATGGCCAAAGACCACTGACCCTGAAATCTTGCCACCTAGTTATAAGAGAGGCCCTGGCAGACCAAAGAAATTGAGAAGAAGAGAGGCTGATGAAGAAAGTCAAACAAGGTGGCAAAGGACTAACACAAGTCATAGGTGCAAGATTTGCTTTGAATATGGACATAACAAAAGGACTTGTAAGAAAAACAAACAGCTAGCAATTATTGTtggtgaagtaccaagagatgtACCAAGAGATGTATCAAGAGATGTACCAACAGATGTACCAACAGGTGTTGCACCCACCCAAGGAAGCCAAACACCTAATGTGGGAACTTCTGGAGTCAAAAAAAGG GCTTCTGTGCAAATAGGAGGGAAATCAAAGAAGTCAAAGTCTACTGCAAATGTAGGAGGGAAATCAAAGAAGTCAAAGTCTACTGCAAATGTAGGAGGGAAATCAAAGAAGTCAAAGGCTTCTGTGCAAACTAATGATGTGCCACAACATGAAGCTGTAAGTGAGAATCAGGCTGAAGATGTGCAAGCTGGAGATGTGCCTCATAGCAATGAGAATCAAGCTGAAGATGTGCCTCATAGCAATGAGAATCAAGCTGAAGGTGTGCAAATTAATGATGTGCAATCTAATGATGTGCCTGCTAATGATGTGCCTGCTAATGATGTGCCTCATACCAATGAAGCTGTAAGTGAGAATCAAGCTAATGGTGTGCCTCATACCAATGAAGATGTGCCTGCTAATGATGTGCATCATACCAATGAAGATGTGCCTCATTCACAAAACACTGTCAGTTCAGCTGAGGCAATGAAAAGGTATTGTGGAATTGATCCTGATGAATTGGAGGCCTTGTTAGATGATGAGGAAATACTTGACATTGCACCATTGAGAATTGATACTAGTCCTGTCAAGAGTAAAAGACCTGGTCCCAAGACCTTTATTGGGAAATGCCCCAAGGTTCCAAAAACTGTCAAACCATCCATTGCTCCAAAGGTGTCCAAAGCTGCCAACAAGCCAACTATGTCAACTATGAGTGACCCT GTAAAGGTAATGATATCACCAAGGAAAAAGTCCAATCTTGCTGCATCTCCAATTAGAAAGAGTGATAGGCTAAGGACTTTGAAGGCAAAAAATATACCGGGGCCTGGAAGGGATCAAAATGATCCACTTGAAATTCCTGATGAAGACACTACTGTGAGCAGTGCTAGTGGGAGCAAGCCATGGGCTGACATCCAAAAGAGCATGACTCAGTGA